Proteins encoded within one genomic window of Acidihalobacter prosperus:
- the greA gene encoding transcription elongation factor GreA — MNKVPLTIRGAEKLRAELQKLKSEERPRVVAAIAEARAHGDLKENAEYHAAREQQGFIEGRIKEVEAKLANAQVIDVTKLNPGGKVVFGATVDLADVASGDEITYQIVGDDEADIKQGLVSVSSPIARALIGKMEGDEVLVQAPGGNREYEVLAVRYV; from the coding sequence ATGAACAAGGTGCCGTTGACGATCCGCGGGGCTGAAAAGCTCCGTGCGGAGTTGCAGAAGCTCAAGTCGGAAGAGCGTCCGCGCGTCGTGGCCGCCATCGCAGAGGCGCGCGCGCATGGCGATCTCAAGGAAAACGCCGAATATCATGCGGCCCGCGAACAGCAGGGTTTCATCGAGGGGCGTATCAAGGAGGTCGAGGCCAAGCTCGCCAATGCCCAAGTCATCGACGTCACCAAGCTCAATCCCGGCGGTAAGGTCGTGTTTGGCGCCACCGTCGATCTGGCGGACGTGGCTTCGGGCGACGAGATCACATACCAGATCGTCGGTGACGACGAGGCGGATATCAAACAGGGGTTGGTGTCGGTCAGTTCGCCGATCGCGCGGGCGCTGATAGGCAAGATGGAAGGAGACGAAGTGCTCGTGCAGGCGCCCGGCGGCAATCGCGAGTATGAAGTGCTCGCTGTACGTTACGTCTGA
- a CDS encoding YhbY family RNA-binding protein, protein MVLDDRDRRALKARAHALKPVVLIGQKGLHASVIDEIRAALEHHELIKIKIPGGREAMTPIIEEILAATDAELVQRIGGVVVLYLKNRLNQT, encoded by the coding sequence ATGGTACTCGATGACCGCGACAGACGCGCACTCAAGGCGAGGGCGCACGCGCTCAAACCGGTCGTGCTGATCGGCCAAAAGGGCCTGCACGCCAGCGTGATCGATGAAATCAGGGCCGCCCTCGAACATCATGAACTGATCAAGATCAAGATTCCCGGCGGACGCGAGGCCATGACACCGATCATCGAGGAAATCCTCGCGGCCACGGACGCCGAACTGGTGCAGCGCATCGGCGGCGTGGTCGTGCTGTATCTGAAGAATCGCTTGAATCAGACGTAA
- the rlmE gene encoding 23S rRNA (uridine(2552)-2'-O)-methyltransferase RlmE translates to MPPRSKSSRQWLREHFDDPYVQRAQAEGYRSRAVYKLLELDERNPVFRPGQTVVDLGAAPGGWSQVARARLGGSGRVIATDILAIDPLPGVEFLQGDFREQSVLDDLLRLIGETGADLVLSDMAPNMSGVTAVDQPRAMILAELALDLAMKVLRPGGGLILKLFQGQGSDAFLAELRAGFERVGVRKPKASRPRSREVYVVASGRKL, encoded by the coding sequence GTGCCCCCTCGCAGCAAGAGCAGCCGCCAGTGGTTGCGGGAACATTTCGACGACCCCTATGTGCAGCGCGCGCAGGCGGAGGGCTATCGTTCGCGAGCGGTTTACAAGCTGCTCGAGCTCGACGAGCGCAATCCGGTTTTCCGCCCCGGGCAGACCGTCGTCGATCTGGGAGCGGCGCCGGGTGGGTGGAGCCAGGTGGCCCGCGCGCGTCTTGGCGGCTCGGGTCGGGTAATCGCGACGGATATTCTGGCGATTGATCCGTTGCCGGGCGTCGAGTTCCTGCAGGGCGATTTTCGCGAACAATCCGTGCTCGACGATCTGTTGCGTCTGATCGGCGAGACAGGGGCCGACCTTGTATTATCGGATATGGCGCCCAATATGAGTGGGGTGACCGCGGTGGATCAGCCGCGCGCGATGATATTGGCCGAACTCGCGCTCGATCTGGCCATGAAGGTTCTGCGGCCCGGCGGCGGTTTGATACTGAAGCTTTTCCAGGGGCAGGGGTCCGACGCCTTCCTGGCGGAGCTGAGGGCCGGATTCGAGCGGGTGGGCGTACGCAAACCCAAGGCATCGCGTCCGCGCAGTCGCGAGGTCTACGTCGTGGCCTCGGGCCGGAAACTGTAG
- the ftsH gene encoding ATP-dependent zinc metalloprotease FtsH translates to MNDLVKNIILWAVIAVVLMSVFNNFSQHSDSSSSTMSYSQFIAAVKGGRVKNVMIDGRTVHGVTDGGQKFTTYTPTDPGMIGDLLNNGVNVSAAEPKKESLLLSILISWFPMLLLIGVWIFFLRQMQGGAGGRGAMSFGKSRARMMSEDQVKVTFADVAGVDEAKEEVSELVEFLRDPGKFQKLGGKIPRGVLMVGSPGTGKTLLAKAIAGEAKVPFFSISGSDFVEMFVGVGASRVRDMFEQAKKHAPCIIFIDEIDAVGRHRGAGLGGGHDEREQTLNQLLVEMDGFEGTEGVIVIAATNRPDVLDPALLRPGRFDRQVVVPLPDVRGREQILKVHMRRVPVGDDVKPGIIARGTPGFSGADLANLVNEAALFAARANKRSVDMLEFERAKDKIMMGAERRSMVMSEDEKKLTAYHEAGHAIVGLLVPDHDPVYKVSIIPRGRALGVTMFLPEDDRYSYSKQRLESQISSLFGGRIAEELIFGLEKVTTGASNDIERATDIARNMVTKWGLSERLGPLAYSEDEGEVFLGRSVTQHKQVSDETAHVIDEEIRSVIERNYGRSQQILRDNMEKLHIMAQALVKYETIDADQIADIMSGKDPRPPSDWSDEGPNSGPTASSGDKTTQETGGGKLGDPASLH, encoded by the coding sequence TTGAACGATCTCGTCAAGAATATCATCCTGTGGGCGGTGATCGCCGTCGTGCTGATGTCGGTGTTCAACAACTTCAGCCAGCACAGCGACTCATCGTCCTCGACCATGTCCTACTCGCAGTTCATCGCTGCGGTGAAGGGTGGGCGGGTCAAGAATGTCATGATCGACGGGCGGACCGTCCATGGCGTGACCGATGGTGGGCAGAAATTCACCACGTATACGCCGACCGATCCCGGCATGATCGGCGATCTGCTCAACAACGGCGTGAACGTGTCGGCTGCCGAGCCCAAAAAGGAATCGCTACTGCTGTCGATCCTGATCAGCTGGTTCCCCATGCTATTGCTGATCGGTGTCTGGATATTCTTCCTCAGGCAGATGCAGGGCGGTGCCGGCGGGCGCGGCGCGATGTCGTTCGGCAAGAGCCGCGCCAGAATGATGAGCGAAGATCAGGTCAAGGTCACCTTCGCCGATGTGGCGGGCGTGGACGAAGCCAAGGAGGAGGTGTCCGAGCTCGTCGAATTCCTCCGCGATCCCGGCAAGTTCCAGAAACTGGGCGGCAAGATTCCGCGTGGTGTGCTGATGGTCGGTTCGCCCGGCACGGGTAAAACCCTGCTGGCCAAGGCGATCGCCGGCGAGGCCAAGGTGCCGTTCTTCAGCATCTCCGGTTCGGACTTCGTTGAGATGTTTGTCGGCGTCGGCGCTTCGCGTGTCCGCGACATGTTCGAGCAGGCGAAAAAGCACGCGCCTTGCATCATCTTTATCGATGAGATTGACGCGGTTGGCCGCCATCGCGGCGCTGGTCTCGGCGGCGGGCACGACGAACGCGAACAGACCCTCAACCAGCTTCTGGTCGAGATGGACGGCTTCGAGGGTACGGAAGGCGTCATCGTGATCGCCGCGACCAACCGTCCGGACGTGCTTGACCCGGCGCTGCTGCGCCCCGGCCGATTCGATCGTCAGGTGGTGGTGCCGCTGCCCGACGTGCGGGGCCGCGAGCAGATTTTGAAGGTGCACATGCGCCGTGTACCGGTGGGCGATGACGTCAAGCCCGGCATCATCGCGCGCGGCACGCCCGGATTCTCCGGTGCCGATCTTGCCAATCTTGTCAACGAGGCCGCCCTGTTCGCTGCGCGGGCCAACAAGCGCAGCGTCGACATGCTTGAATTCGAGCGCGCCAAGGACAAGATCATGATGGGTGCCGAGCGGCGCTCCATGGTGATGAGCGAGGACGAGAAGAAGTTGACCGCCTATCACGAGGCCGGGCACGCCATCGTCGGTCTGCTCGTCCCTGATCACGACCCGGTCTACAAGGTCAGCATCATCCCGCGTGGCCGGGCGCTGGGTGTCACCATGTTCCTGCCGGAGGACGATCGGTACAGTTACAGCAAGCAGCGGTTGGAAAGTCAGATATCGAGCCTGTTCGGCGGGCGGATTGCCGAAGAGCTGATCTTCGGGCTGGAAAAGGTGACTACTGGCGCGTCCAACGACATCGAGCGGGCAACGGATATTGCTCGCAACATGGTGACCAAGTGGGGTCTTTCCGAGCGCTTAGGGCCCCTGGCCTACAGTGAAGACGAAGGCGAGGTTTTCCTTGGGCGCAGCGTGACCCAGCACAAGCAGGTTTCCGACGAGACGGCGCACGTCATCGACGAGGAGATCCGCTCCGTCATCGAGCGCAACTACGGGCGTTCGCAGCAGATCCTGCGCGACAACATGGAAAAGCTGCATATCATGGCCCAGGCGCTGGTCAAGTATGAAACCATCGACGCGGATCAGATTGCGGACATCATGTCCGGCAAGGACCCGCGACCGCCTTCCGACTGGAGCGACGAAGGACCCAATTCCGGGCCTACCGCTTCATCGGGCGACAAGACCACGCAGGAGACCGGTGGCGGCAAGCTGGGCGATCCGGCCAGCCTGCATTGA
- the folP gene encoding dihydropteroate synthase translates to MIAPVDGAGEAKASPPQSVVLDCGGRLLDLSRPRVMGILNVTPDSFSDGGRHASVSAAVEHALGMIEAGADIIDVGGESTRPGAAEVDASSEIQRIEAVIRSLSREINVPISIDTRKPAVMRAAVEAGAGLINDIRALQEPGALSLAVELGVPVCLMHMRGEPRSMQAAPRYGDVVSEVEDFLLARVHACEAAGIDRRRLLLDPGIGFGKSLQHNVDLLRATPRLAGHGLPLLIGVSRKSMIGALLANRPVDGRVDGSVGAAVAVALAGARVLRVHDVRQTVDALEVAWAIGQKGR, encoded by the coding sequence ATGATCGCGCCGGTGGACGGGGCGGGTGAGGCGAAAGCCTCCCCGCCCCAATCGGTTGTGCTTGACTGCGGTGGCCGATTGCTGGATCTGTCCCGCCCACGCGTCATGGGAATCCTGAACGTGACGCCGGACTCATTCTCTGACGGCGGCCGCCACGCGTCGGTGTCCGCAGCGGTCGAGCATGCCCTGGGTATGATCGAAGCGGGCGCGGATATCATCGATGTCGGTGGAGAATCCACGCGCCCGGGTGCCGCCGAGGTTGACGCATCCAGCGAAATCCAACGTATCGAAGCCGTGATCCGTTCACTGAGCCGCGAGATCAATGTGCCGATCTCGATCGACACGCGCAAGCCGGCGGTTATGCGTGCCGCGGTGGAGGCGGGCGCCGGGCTGATCAACGACATTCGCGCCTTGCAGGAGCCGGGTGCGCTTTCGCTGGCGGTCGAACTGGGTGTGCCGGTCTGCCTGATGCATATGCGAGGTGAGCCGCGCAGCATGCAGGCGGCACCTCGGTATGGGGATGTCGTGTCCGAGGTCGAGGATTTTCTCCTGGCGCGGGTGCATGCCTGCGAGGCTGCGGGTATCGATCGGCGGCGTCTCCTGCTGGATCCGGGTATCGGCTTCGGTAAGAGCCTGCAGCACAATGTCGATTTGTTGCGCGCGACACCGCGCCTCGCGGGGCACGGGCTGCCGCTCCTGATCGGCGTGTCGAGAAAGTCGATGATCGGTGCCCTGCTGGCGAACCGCCCCGTCGACGGCCGCGTTGACGGCAGCGTCGGTGCCGCAGTGGCGGTGGCGCTGGCTGGAGCGCGCGTGCTCAGGGTGCACGACGTGCGGCAGACGGTGGATGCGCTCGAGGTTGCCTGGGCAATCGGTCAAAAAGGGAGGTAA
- the glmM gene encoding phosphoglucosamine mutase: MPRAYFGTDGIRGRVGDAPMTPEFILRLGWAAGRVLAHSGRRLILVGKDTRISGYMFESVLESGLSAAGVNTRLLGPMPTPGVAYLTRTFRASAGIVISASHNPYYDNGIKFFTGEGTKLPDEMEEAIEAELAKAMSVVDSAELGKVERVVDAAGRYIEFCKSTVPTGTALHGMKIVVDCANGATYHIAPAVFAELGAKVVPLCDEPDGININAGCGSTAPRRLADAVMGQQADLGVAFDGDGDRVIMVDGRGEVIDGDELLYIIASTRLQRAELQGGVVGTLMSNLGLEHALDRLGIPFERAAVGDRYVMEALRQRGWLLGGENSGHLICLDRQTTGDGIVAALQVLAAMVSTGKGLRELSSGLEKYPQVLVNVPIASGFSIAASAVLAEAVRDAETALGMHGRVLLRASGTEPLLRVMIEGRESRKVRALADQLAAVVRAEQKRFAATVTPAN, from the coding sequence ATGCCGAGGGCCTATTTCGGCACCGACGGAATTCGCGGCCGGGTCGGGGATGCCCCGATGACGCCGGAATTCATTCTGCGTTTGGGGTGGGCGGCCGGGCGAGTGCTTGCCCATAGCGGGCGCCGCTTGATTCTCGTGGGCAAGGATACGCGCATATCCGGTTATATGTTTGAGTCCGTACTCGAATCCGGGCTTTCTGCGGCAGGTGTCAATACCCGCCTGTTGGGGCCGATGCCGACACCTGGCGTGGCCTATCTGACACGGACGTTCCGTGCAAGCGCAGGGATCGTGATCAGCGCTTCGCACAATCCCTACTACGACAATGGCATCAAGTTTTTCACTGGCGAAGGGACGAAGCTCCCTGATGAAATGGAAGAGGCCATTGAAGCTGAGCTTGCCAAGGCCATGTCCGTGGTCGATTCGGCGGAGTTGGGCAAGGTGGAGCGAGTGGTCGATGCGGCCGGGCGCTACATTGAATTCTGCAAGAGCACGGTGCCGACCGGCACCGCGCTGCATGGCATGAAGATCGTGGTTGACTGCGCGAACGGCGCCACTTATCACATCGCGCCTGCCGTGTTCGCCGAACTGGGCGCCAAGGTGGTGCCACTGTGCGATGAACCCGATGGCATCAACATCAATGCCGGCTGCGGTTCTACGGCGCCGAGACGGCTGGCCGACGCCGTGATGGGACAGCAGGCGGATCTTGGTGTCGCCTTCGACGGCGATGGCGATCGCGTCATCATGGTGGACGGTCGCGGCGAAGTGATCGACGGCGACGAGCTTCTGTACATCATCGCGTCCACGCGCCTGCAGCGTGCCGAGCTACAAGGGGGCGTGGTCGGTACTTTGATGAGCAACCTGGGGCTGGAGCATGCGCTTGACAGGCTCGGCATCCCGTTCGAGCGCGCGGCCGTCGGAGACCGCTATGTCATGGAGGCGCTCAGGCAGCGTGGTTGGCTGCTCGGCGGCGAGAATTCCGGGCATTTGATCTGTCTGGACCGCCAGACTACCGGCGACGGTATCGTGGCCGCGCTGCAGGTGCTGGCGGCGATGGTATCGACAGGCAAGGGGCTGCGCGAGCTTTCGTCGGGCCTGGAAAAGTACCCGCAGGTACTGGTCAACGTACCGATCGCGTCCGGTTTTTCGATTGCTGCCTCGGCCGTACTCGCCGAGGCGGTGCGCGATGCGGAGACGGCGCTGGGCATGCATGGGCGCGTGTTGCTGAGGGCTTCGGGTACGGAGCCGCTTCTGAGGGTGATGATCGAGGGTCGCGAGTCCCGCAAGGTGCGCGCGCTGGCGGATCAGTTGGCAGCCGTGGTCCGGGCCGAGCAAAAACGCTTTGCCGCCACAGTAACGCCGGCGAATTGA
- the tpiA gene encoding triose-phosphate isomerase — protein sequence MRQPMVAGNWKLNGSRKMVHELLGDLLSGLSDGHAAEVAICPPYVYLHEAMTRLEGSRVALGAQDVSAEDEGAYTGEVSAPMLSDVGCRYVIVGHSERRSLYHETDEIVAHKFQAVNRAGLCPILCVGESLEERNAGVTEAVVARQLDAVVELLGAETVSRAVIAYEPVWAIGTGLTASPEQAQAVHAYIRGRLAAAGAKPDQTRLLYGGSVKPDNAAELFAMPDIDGGLIGGASLQAEAFLAICNAA from the coding sequence ATGCGACAGCCAATGGTCGCCGGCAACTGGAAACTCAATGGTTCCAGGAAGATGGTGCATGAATTGCTGGGCGATCTGTTGTCGGGTCTGAGTGATGGCCATGCCGCAGAGGTCGCGATCTGTCCGCCGTACGTATATCTGCATGAAGCGATGACGCGTCTTGAAGGCAGTCGTGTCGCGCTCGGTGCGCAGGACGTGTCTGCGGAGGATGAAGGTGCCTACACTGGCGAGGTGTCGGCGCCCATGCTGAGTGATGTGGGCTGCCGTTATGTCATCGTCGGGCATTCGGAGCGCCGCAGCTTGTATCACGAGACGGATGAGATTGTGGCGCACAAGTTTCAGGCCGTGAACCGAGCGGGGCTTTGTCCGATTCTGTGCGTTGGCGAAAGCCTTGAAGAGCGCAATGCGGGTGTCACGGAGGCCGTGGTTGCGAGGCAGCTGGATGCTGTGGTCGAATTGCTCGGCGCAGAAACCGTCAGCCGAGCCGTGATTGCCTACGAGCCTGTGTGGGCCATCGGAACGGGGTTGACCGCATCGCCGGAGCAGGCTCAGGCCGTTCATGCCTATATCCGCGGGAGACTGGCGGCAGCTGGCGCCAAGCCGGATCAGACACGCTTGCTTTATGGCGGGAGCGTCAAGCCGGACAATGCGGCGGAGTTGTTCGCGATGCCGGATATCGACGGTGGATTGATCGGTGGTGCGTCGTTGCAGGCCGAAGCCTTCCTTGCCATTTGCAATGCCGCTTGA
- the secG gene encoding preprotein translocase subunit SecG codes for MLYTLLIVLQVVVAIAVIVLVLLQHGKGADAGAAFGSGASGTVFGARGSASFLSRATAALATVFFLNCLGLAYLAAHQNTDGGSVVDQPGAKSIIGESGKPAATTPVPSAGGSQAGGKSQ; via the coding sequence ATGCTGTATACGTTGTTGATTGTGTTGCAGGTCGTCGTTGCGATCGCGGTGATCGTGCTGGTGCTTCTGCAGCACGGCAAGGGTGCGGATGCGGGTGCTGCCTTCGGCAGTGGCGCATCCGGCACGGTTTTCGGCGCGCGAGGCTCGGCATCCTTTTTAAGCCGAGCCACCGCAGCATTGGCCACTGTGTTTTTTCTCAATTGCTTGGGCTTGGCCTATCTTGCCGCCCATCAGAATACCGATGGTGGGAGTGTGGTGGATCAGCCAGGTGCAAAGAGTATTATCGGCGAGTCTGGTAAGCCCGCTGCCACGACGCCGGTGCCCTCGGCCGGTGGAAGTCAGGCAGGCGGCAAGAGCCAATAG
- a CDS encoding NADH-quinone oxidoreductase subunit A translates to MLESYLPILVFIAVGLVVGAAPMALGVLLGPRRPDAAKDSPYECGFEAFEDSRMKFDVRYYLVAILFIIFDLEIAFLFPWAVVLDRIGLFGLLSMALFLGILIVGFVYEWKKGALEWE, encoded by the coding sequence ATGTTGGAGAGCTATCTCCCAATTCTGGTGTTCATCGCCGTCGGCCTAGTGGTCGGCGCCGCTCCAATGGCCTTGGGCGTCCTGCTCGGGCCACGCCGCCCCGATGCTGCAAAAGACTCGCCGTATGAATGCGGTTTCGAGGCTTTTGAGGACTCGCGCATGAAATTCGATGTGCGTTATTACCTCGTGGCTATCCTCTTCATCATTTTCGACCTGGAAATCGCATTTCTGTTCCCCTGGGCGGTGGTGCTGGATCGTATCGGCCTATTCGGTTTGCTGTCGATGGCGCTGTTTCTTGGGATATTGATTGTCGGTTTTGTCTACGAGTGGAAAAAGGGAGCGCTCGAATGGGAATAG
- a CDS encoding NuoB/complex I 20 kDa subunit family protein: MGIEGVLEKGWVTTSADKLINWARTGSLWPMTFGLACCAVEMMHAGAARYDLDRFGVIFRPSPRQSDVMIVAGTLVNKMAPALRKVYDQMAEPRWVISMGSCANGGGYYHYSYSVVRGCDRIVPVDVYVPGCPPTAEALLYGIIQLQNKIRRTDTIAR, from the coding sequence ATGGGAATAGAGGGCGTCCTTGAAAAAGGCTGGGTGACGACCAGTGCGGACAAACTGATCAATTGGGCGCGAACGGGTTCTCTTTGGCCAATGACGTTCGGGCTGGCCTGTTGCGCCGTTGAAATGATGCACGCTGGCGCTGCGCGTTATGATCTTGATCGTTTCGGCGTCATATTCCGGCCTAGCCCGCGGCAATCCGATGTGATGATTGTGGCAGGTACGCTCGTCAACAAGATGGCACCTGCGTTGCGCAAGGTTTACGACCAGATGGCCGAGCCCAGATGGGTTATCTCGATGGGCTCGTGTGCGAATGGTGGCGGTTATTATCATTATTCGTATTCGGTCGTGCGTGGTTGCGACCGTATCGTCCCGGTCGATGTCTACGTGCCTGGATGCCCACCCACTGCCGAGGCGCTGCTTTACGGCATCATTCAGCTGCAAAATAAAATCCGGCGGACCGATACCATCGCCCGATAA
- a CDS encoding NADH-quinone oxidoreductase subunit C, translating into MTSEMNLSRILHDRLGAKIKELVDQNGELTLTLSPDDVQEAVRTLRDAVDLGFEQLIDLCGVDYLHYGVGEWATESASTEGFGRGVQPSTSAHFTFHDAPRPSAHQGPRFAVVYHLLSISHNWRLRVKVFCADDEFPRVPSVTDVWAVANWFEREAFDLFGILFDGHPDLRRLLTDYGFVGHPFRKDFPLIGHVEMRYDSEQQRVIYEPVSIEPRVLVPKVIRRDNRYAGEGTQDA; encoded by the coding sequence ATGACATCAGAAATGAATTTATCCCGGATCCTGCATGATCGACTCGGCGCGAAAATCAAAGAGTTGGTCGATCAAAACGGCGAATTGACGCTGACGCTATCACCGGATGACGTGCAGGAGGCTGTCCGCACATTGCGTGACGCCGTTGATCTGGGGTTTGAGCAGCTGATCGATCTTTGCGGTGTGGATTACCTCCACTATGGCGTCGGTGAATGGGCGACGGAAAGCGCTTCGACGGAAGGTTTCGGTCGTGGTGTGCAACCATCCACTTCGGCACATTTCACTTTCCACGATGCACCGCGACCGAGTGCGCATCAGGGTCCGCGTTTTGCTGTGGTCTATCACCTACTTTCCATCAGCCACAATTGGCGATTGCGTGTGAAGGTGTTCTGTGCCGATGATGAATTCCCGCGCGTTCCGAGTGTGACGGATGTGTGGGCTGTCGCGAATTGGTTCGAGCGTGAAGCCTTCGATCTGTTTGGCATCCTGTTCGATGGCCATCCGGATCTGCGGCGCTTGCTGACTGACTATGGGTTTGTCGGGCATCCATTCAGAAAGGACTTTCCGCTGATCGGGCATGTCGAAATGCGTTACGACTCCGAACAGCAGCGTGTCATCTACGAGCCGGTCAGCATCGAGCCTCGAGTGCTCGTGCCGAAGGTGATCCGTCGCGACAACCGTTATGCGGGCGAGGGGACTCAGGATGCCTGA
- a CDS encoding NADH-quinone oxidoreductase subunit D — MPEIRNYTLNFGPQHPSAHGVLRLVLEMDGEVIERADPHIGLLHRGTEKLAESKPYNQSIGYMDRLDYVSMMCNEHGYVLAIEKLLGVEAPLRAQYIRVMFDEITRILNHLLWLGAHALDIGAMTVFLYAFREREDLMDCYEAVSGARLHATYYRPGGVYRDLPGNMPQYKPSRWHDEREIARLNDERSGTLLDFIESFTERFPGCVDEYETLLTDNRIWKQRTVDIGIVTSERALQLGFTGPMIRGSGIEWDLRKKQPYEVYDRLDFDVPVGVNGDCYDRYLVRVEEMRQSNRIIRQCVDWLRQNPGPVMLEEHKITPPRREEMKADMEALIHHFKLFTEGYTLPAGEAYAAVEHPKGEFGVYLVSDGANKPYRVKVRAPGFAHLASLDEMSRGHMLADVVAIIGTQDIVFGEVDR, encoded by the coding sequence ATGCCTGAAATCAGAAATTACACGCTGAATTTCGGCCCTCAGCATCCGTCCGCGCACGGCGTGCTGCGGCTGGTTCTGGAAATGGATGGCGAGGTCATCGAGCGGGCGGATCCGCACATCGGCTTATTGCATCGTGGTACCGAGAAGCTTGCCGAGAGCAAGCCATATAACCAGAGCATAGGTTATATGGATCGTCTCGATTATGTGTCGATGATGTGCAACGAGCATGGCTATGTGCTGGCCATCGAAAAGTTGCTCGGCGTTGAAGCGCCGCTGCGCGCGCAATACATACGTGTGATGTTCGACGAAATCACGCGCATTCTGAATCATTTGCTTTGGTTGGGTGCACACGCCCTCGACATCGGCGCGATGACGGTCTTTCTGTACGCCTTCCGTGAGCGGGAGGATCTGATGGACTGCTACGAGGCCGTATCCGGGGCACGTCTGCATGCCACCTACTATCGTCCTGGCGGAGTCTATCGGGATCTTCCGGGTAACATGCCGCAATACAAGCCCTCGCGCTGGCACGATGAACGAGAGATCGCGCGCCTCAATGATGAACGCAGCGGTACGCTGCTCGATTTCATCGAATCTTTTACGGAGCGCTTTCCCGGTTGCGTCGACGAATACGAAACATTGCTGACGGATAACCGCATCTGGAAGCAGCGAACGGTTGATATCGGCATCGTGACCTCAGAACGGGCTCTGCAGCTTGGTTTCACCGGCCCCATGATCCGCGGTTCAGGCATCGAGTGGGACTTGCGCAAAAAGCAGCCGTACGAGGTTTACGACCGCCTCGATTTCGACGTGCCGGTGGGCGTCAATGGCGATTGCTACGATCGCTATCTGGTTCGTGTCGAGGAAATGCGTCAGTCGAATCGGATTATCCGCCAGTGTGTGGACTGGTTGCGGCAGAATCCCGGACCCGTAATGCTCGAAGAGCATAAGATCACGCCGCCTCGACGCGAAGAAATGAAGGCGGATATGGAAGCGCTGATACACCATTTCAAACTGTTCACCGAAGGTTACACGCTGCCGGCCGGCGAAGCCTACGCGGCGGTCGAACATCCCAAGGGCGAGTTCGGTGTGTATCTGGTGTCGGACGGTGCCAATAAGCCGTATCGCGTCAAAGTAAGGGCGCCTGGCTTTGCGCATCTGGCTTCGCTCGATGAGATGTCGCGCGGCCATATGCTGGCCGACGTGGTGGCTATTATCGGTACCCAGGACATCGTCTTCGGGGAGGTGGATCGATGA
- a CDS encoding NADH-quinone oxidoreductase subunit NuoE family protein yields MISENLPDGKALLSDHVREEIDHWLARYPAEQRQSAVLAALRAVQHEHGWLSTEAMDAVADYIGMPRIAVYEVASFYSMYSLKPVGRHTIAVCLNVSCMLRDGDAVLGYIERKLGIKVGESTPDGRFYLKREEECLAACCGAPMMQVDHVYYENLTPQKVDEILDGLE; encoded by the coding sequence ATGATTTCCGAAAATTTGCCGGATGGCAAAGCATTGCTTTCCGATCACGTCCGCGAGGAAATCGACCATTGGCTTGCCCGCTATCCCGCGGAGCAGCGTCAGTCAGCCGTATTGGCCGCGCTACGCGCCGTCCAGCACGAGCATGGGTGGTTGAGTACGGAGGCGATGGATGCCGTTGCGGACTATATCGGTATGCCGCGCATCGCCGTATACGAAGTGGCGAGCTTTTACTCGATGTATTCGCTCAAGCCGGTCGGGCGACATACGATCGCGGTCTGTCTGAATGTTTCCTGCATGCTGCGCGACGGAGATGCCGTGCTCGGGTACATCGAGCGGAAACTCGGCATCAAAGTCGGGGAAAGCACCCCGGATGGGCGTTTTTACCTCAAACGTGAGGAGGAGTGCCTCGCAGCCTGCTGCGGCGCACCGATGATGCAGGTCGATCACGTCTATTACGAGAATCTCACCCCGCAGAAGGTGGATGAGATTCTGGATGGCCTGGAGTAA